One genomic window of Gammaproteobacteria bacterium includes the following:
- a CDS encoding FAD-linked oxidase C-terminal domain-containing protein, which yields MHTHTHNIDAIPQARISKADLLARLQALLPASAVLHEAEDLRPYECDGLSAYRRLPMVVVLPETIEQVQAIVKLCYEQNVPVVARGAGTGLSGGALPLEQGVLLSLARFTSILDLDPQGRTARVQPGVRNLAISDAARPFGLYYAPDPSSQIACTIGGNVAENSGGVHCLKYGLTVHNIRALKIVTIEGELLTIGSMALDSPGYDLLAIMTGSEGMLGIIVEVTVNLLPVPERAQVLLAAFDDVEKAGVAVGAIIAAGVIPAGLEMMDRLAIKAAEDFVHAGYPRDAEAILLCELDGSNEEVSEQVMQVREILQHSGATEVRTARDEQERAVFWKGRKAAFPAVGRISPDYYCMDGTIPRKRLPEVLRRMNELSLHYQLPVANVFHAGDGNLHPLILYDANIPGELERTEEFGARILELCVEVGGTITGEHGVGMEKINQMCSQFNPAELTQFHALKQAFDARGLLNPGKAVPTLHRCAEFGAMHVHKGELAFPELERF from the coding sequence ATGCACACACACACGCACAACATTGACGCGATCCCGCAGGCCCGCATCAGCAAGGCGGATCTGCTCGCCCGCTTGCAGGCCCTGCTGCCGGCCAGCGCGGTGCTGCACGAGGCGGAGGATTTGCGTCCCTATGAATGCGATGGCCTGTCCGCCTATCGGCGCCTACCGATGGTCGTGGTGCTGCCCGAGACCATCGAGCAAGTGCAGGCCATCGTAAAGCTGTGTTATGAACAGAATGTGCCGGTGGTGGCACGCGGCGCCGGCACGGGTCTGTCCGGCGGCGCCCTGCCGTTGGAGCAGGGCGTGCTGCTCAGCCTGGCGCGTTTTACCTCTATCCTCGACCTCGATCCACAGGGGCGCACGGCGCGCGTGCAGCCCGGCGTGCGCAATCTGGCGATCTCCGATGCGGCCCGGCCATTCGGCCTGTATTACGCGCCCGATCCCTCTTCGCAAATTGCCTGCACGATCGGCGGCAACGTGGCGGAAAATTCCGGCGGGGTGCATTGCCTCAAATACGGGCTGACGGTGCACAATATTCGCGCCCTGAAAATTGTCACCATTGAAGGGGAGCTGCTCACTATCGGCAGCATGGCGCTGGACAGTCCCGGTTATGATTTGCTGGCTATTATGACTGGCTCCGAAGGCATGCTCGGCATCATTGTCGAGGTCACGGTCAATCTGCTACCCGTTCCCGAACGCGCCCAGGTGTTGCTCGCCGCGTTTGATGATGTGGAAAAGGCCGGTGTGGCAGTCGGCGCCATCATCGCCGCCGGGGTCATTCCCGCTGGCCTGGAAATGATGGACCGGCTGGCGATCAAGGCGGCCGAGGATTTTGTGCATGCCGGTTATCCGCGTGACGCCGAGGCGATCCTGCTGTGCGAACTCGATGGCAGCAACGAGGAGGTGTCCGAGCAGGTCATGCAGGTGCGGGAGATTCTCCAGCACAGTGGTGCAACCGAGGTGCGTACCGCGCGCGACGAACAGGAACGCGCCGTGTTCTGGAAGGGGCGCAAGGCCGCCTTCCCGGCGGTAGGCCGTATCTCGCCCGATTATTACTGCATGGATGGCACGATTCCGCGCAAGCGCCTACCCGAAGTGCTGCGCCGCATGAATGAGCTGTCGCTTCATTACCAGCTGCCGGTGGCCAACGTGTTTCATGCCGGGGACGGCAATCTGCATCCGCTGATCCTTTATGATGCGAACATCCCGGGCGAGCTTGAACGCACCGAGGAGTTTGGTGCAAGGATTCTGGAACTGTGTGTGGAAGTGGGCGGCACCATCACCGGCGAGCACGGCGTGGGAATGGAAAAGATCAACCAGATGTGCAGCCAGTTCAATCCGGCGGAACTCACCCAGTTTCATGCGCTCAAGCAGGCATTCGACGCGCGGGGATTATTGAATCCCGGCAAGGCGGTGCCCACGCTGCATCGTTGCGCCGAATTCGGCGCCATGCATGTGCACAAGGGTGAGCTGGCCTTCCCCGAACTGGAACGGTTTTGA
- a CDS encoding four-carbon acid sugar kinase family protein, whose protein sequence is MTDTKIVVLDDDPTGSQTVHSCLLLTRWDVETLKAALQDASPLFFVLTNTRGMGATEAAGVTREVCRNLRLALDALAGSGTDINPILVSRSDSTLRGHYPVETDVIAEELGPFDAHFLTPAFFEGGRVTRDSVHYLMVNGTPVPVHETEFAKDSVFGFRHSYLPDYVEEKTQGRIRAAQVERFTLADVRTDIQARLLGLEHNTCAVVDAEQQSDMDQFAAQIRRAAAQGKRFLFRSAASLLTSLAQLPPQPVAADAMREYVRNGKPGAVIVGSHVSKTTAQLHILLQQPGIVPLEVDVERIEHEREALRRSLCDAAALAYHAGKTVVIFTSRTEKNFADQQTRLAFGMMVSAFLMDIVRNLPQGIGFLISKGGITSNDVLSDGLALRTSRVVGQILAGCSVVRCPEDHPRYPRLPVVIFPGNVGDESALATVYNRLSATLAAGIGQVVSA, encoded by the coding sequence ATGACCGATACCAAAATCGTCGTGCTCGATGACGACCCGACCGGATCGCAGACGGTGCATAGTTGCCTGCTGCTGACGCGGTGGGATGTCGAGACGCTCAAAGCGGCATTGCAGGATGCCTCGCCGCTATTTTTTGTGCTCACTAATACGCGCGGCATGGGCGCCACCGAGGCGGCCGGGGTGACGCGCGAAGTGTGTCGCAACCTGCGTCTGGCACTCGATGCCCTGGCCGGGTCCGGCACCGACATCAATCCGATTCTGGTGAGCCGTTCGGACTCGACCCTGCGTGGCCACTACCCGGTGGAAACCGATGTGATTGCCGAGGAGCTCGGACCTTTCGATGCGCACTTTCTCACCCCCGCATTTTTTGAGGGCGGGCGGGTGACGCGCGACAGCGTGCACTATCTCATGGTCAACGGCACGCCAGTGCCGGTGCACGAGACCGAGTTTGCCAAAGATTCGGTATTCGGTTTTCGCCACAGCTATTTGCCCGACTATGTGGAGGAAAAAACCCAGGGCCGGATCAGGGCCGCACAGGTGGAGCGTTTCACCCTGGCCGATGTGCGCACGGATATTCAGGCGCGCCTGCTGGGGCTGGAGCACAACACCTGTGCAGTGGTGGATGCCGAGCAGCAGAGTGATATGGATCAGTTCGCCGCGCAAATCCGCCGTGCCGCCGCGCAGGGCAAACGCTTTCTGTTTCGCAGCGCCGCGAGTCTGCTGACCTCGCTGGCACAACTGCCACCGCAACCCGTCGCCGCCGATGCCATGCGCGAGTATGTGCGCAACGGCAAACCTGGCGCCGTCATCGTCGGTTCGCACGTCAGCAAAACCACGGCCCAATTGCATATCCTGTTGCAGCAGCCGGGCATCGTGCCGCTGGAAGTGGATGTCGAGCGCATCGAACACGAGCGCGAGGCCTTGCGGCGCTCCCTTTGCGATGCCGCAGCGCTGGCGTATCACGCCGGCAAAACGGTGGTGATCTTTACCAGCCGCACGGAAAAGAATTTTGCGGATCAGCAAACCCGCCTGGCCTTCGGTATGATGGTGTCGGCATTTCTGATGGATATTGTGCGCAATCTGCCGCAGGGCATCGGTTTCCTGATCAGCAAGGGCGGCATCACCTCCAACGATGTCCTGAGTGATGGGCTGGCGCTGCGCACCTCGCGCGTGGTCGGGCAGATTCTCGCCGGCTGTTCCGTGGTGCGCTGTCCAGAGGATCACCCGCGTTATCCGCGCTTACCGGTGGTGATTTTTCCGGGCAATGTGGGTGACGAGTCCGCGCTGGCGACCGTCTATAATCGCCTCTCGGCAACGCTGGCGGCCGGGATTGGCCAGGTGGTCTCCGCCTAA